In Mastacembelus armatus chromosome 5, fMasArm1.2, whole genome shotgun sequence, a single genomic region encodes these proteins:
- the srsf3a gene encoding serine/arginine-rich splicing factor 3a, whose amino-acid sequence MGDPALHRDCPLDCKVYVGNLGNNGNKTELERAFGYYGPLRSVWVARNPPGFAFVEFEDPRDASDAVRELDGRTMCGCRVRVELSTGEKRSRSRGPPPSWNRRPRDDFRRRSPPVRRRSPRRRSFSRSRSRSLSRDRRRYRSLSRDKNRKRSRSFSRSRSRSRSNERK is encoded by the exons ATGGGAG atcCTGCTCTTCACAGAGACTGTCCCCTCGACTGCAAGGTGTACGTTGGAAATCTAGGAAACAATGGAAATAAGACAGAATTGGAAAGAGCTTTTGGGTACTACGGTCCTTTAAGAAGTGTTTGGGTTGCCAGGAACCCCCCAGGTTTTGCGTTTGTGGAGTTTGAAGATCCCAGAGATGCATCTGACGCTGTGAGAGAACTGGATGGAAG AACCATGTGTGGCTGTCGAGTGCGTGTTGAGTTATCCACTGGGGAAAAGCGCTCTAGGAGCCGTGGCCCTCCTCCATCCTGGAATAGACGTCCTCGTGATGACTTTAGGCGGCGTAGTCCTCCAGTGAGACGGAG ATCACCAAGGAGGAGGAGCTTCAGCCGCAGTCGCAGCAG GTCTCTGTCCAGAGACAGACGCAGATATCGGTCTCTTTCCAGAGACAAGAACCGTAAGCGCTCAAGATCCTTCTCACGGTCAAGGAG tcgTTCCCGGTCTAATGAGAGGAAATGA